From the genome of Bos taurus isolate L1 Dominette 01449 registration number 42190680 breed Hereford chromosome 27, ARS-UCD2.0, whole genome shotgun sequence, one region includes:
- the LOC100296401 gene encoding U6 snRNA-associated Sm-like protein LSm5 — protein MKSDEETVGILLGFGDFVNMVLEDVTEFEIIPEGRRITKLDPIFLKGNNIPMLVPGGQGPEI, from the coding sequence ATGAAGAGTGATGAGGAGACTGTTGGTATACTTCTGGGATTTGGTGACTTTGTCAATATGGTATTGGAAGATGTCACTGAATTTGAAATCATACCAGAAGGAAGAAGAATTACTAAATTAGATCCAATTTTTCTAAAGGGAAATAATATACCAATGCTGGTTCCTGGAGGACAAGGACCTGAAATATGA